A single window of Sphaerodactylus townsendi isolate TG3544 linkage group LG03, MPM_Stown_v2.3, whole genome shotgun sequence DNA harbors:
- the LOC125428822 gene encoding zinc finger and SCAN domain-containing protein 31-like isoform X2 translates to MQKSLRDNSVLSADMQQLQFRHFCYETAQGPQEVHCSQLHHLCHLWLNPEKHNKKEMLDLVILEQLLAILPPEVQSWVRECEAETSSQAVALAEGFLLNQTEDKNQDQQVEERIKQEHLHGSPFLERQQLPCSQIRVW, encoded by the exons ATGCAGAAGAGCCTGAGAGACAACAGTGTCCTCTCTGCAGATATGCAGCAGCTGCAATTCAGACACTTCTGCTATGAGACTGCTCAGGGCCCGCAAGAGGTTCACTGCAGCCAACTCCACCACCTttgccatctgtggctgaatCCGGAAAAGCACAACaagaaggagatgctggacctggtTATCCTGGAGCAGTTGCTGGCCATCCTGCCCCCAGAGGTGCAGAGCTGGGTCAGAGAAtgtgaggcagagaccagttcccaggcgGTGGCTCTGGCAGAAGGATTCCTTTTGAACCAGACAGAGGACAAGAATCAGGACCAGCAG gtggaggagaggatcAAGCAGGAGCATTTACATGGATCACCTTTTCTGG AGAGACAGCAACTTCCGTGCAGTCAGATCCG gGTCTGGTGA